A genomic stretch from Triplophysa dalaica isolate WHDGS20190420 chromosome 4, ASM1584641v1, whole genome shotgun sequence includes:
- the cchcr1 gene encoding coiled-coil alpha-helical rod protein 1 isoform X1: MDLWKAERLNAPSDFMKAPDGASGSEAAPLMTPAQFTGGPLSLPTNSHTTPIQATATPAATHTTPPSKFGEVGLSWKETAGVEPRSLGHHKHQSENTQQRSDRKVLEDERRSSKVSLQELETLREEKEVMRGEMERLRGILECLKEQIGDQQDHINRQCTERDELHSELKSCKAELSISGGQNFTLKSEYELKRQCLERELQDSKREMERLQLKLEEQNRIDEAAQEVTSLRLQLQEGISERDDLRNQLSVLNNSLLEQSENVQKLRRYIGGNVTERKEEEDLKKQIQHLEKEKEGLSVSVQLLNVRVKSANDILTIQEKELGEQAQSDPLYSGSKAVQMLSVWRQKVFMLLVRLQTRDLQLHAEKTHLQNMVSSLQQEAECLQSQNSVLQHHLEDKTAQLELQHVHAQGVQQRLDSALQENERLKEQNKSSEKSLIKISETAHRVMSAVDVKAGQMEAVRSSVSQLNRRLAFAAKRLDTVHGLLLRKEALWRTKQATRSPEPQVSESSLIKSLQAEVALLSGESDKLTQELKRTPDLIQASLFDLQQQRERDVVLLKDALSCSKEELKASESSQMQIQRHCEEQEGTIAELRAEAHRLQQQGDSVVHRLSEVESMCAEKLKDMEAQVNTARREHTKAVVALRQVQRQAEREREQMKEAERERAEHTNMQITQLRKQLKHKDKDRNLLLAVVQEQGLMNEYKRLRRSAIQSTEALKQKHHQSESRNPPTPESLLGALQALTAAVMDSSEEEDEEGQAFNVTQTPPGADTRKELG; encoded by the exons ATGGACCTGTGGAAAGCGGAGAGGCTGAACGCGCCGTCGGACTTCATGAAAGCTCCTGACGgag CATCCGGCAGTGAGGCTGCTCCTCTGATGACCCCTGCTCAGTTTACTGGGGGTCCTCTGTCTCTGCCCACTAACTCACATACAACACCCATCCAAGCCACGGCCACACCTGCAGCTACACACACCACACCCCCTTCCAAATTCGGCGAGGTGGGTCTGAGCTGGAAAGAGACTGCTGGGGTTGAACCGAGGAGTTTAGGCCACCACAAACACCAGAGCGAGAATACACAGCAGCGTTCCGATCGcaa GGTACTAGAAGATGAAAGGCGCAGCTCAAAGGTCTCGCTGCAAGAGTTAGAAACTttaagagaagagaaagaagTGATGAGAGGAGAGATGGAGCGTCTAAGAGGAATACTGGAGTGCCTAAAAGAGCAGATCGGAGACCAGCAGGACCACATAAACAg ACAGTGTACAGAGCGTGATGAGTTACACAGCGAGTTAAAGAGTTGCAAGGCTGAGCTCAGTATAAGCGGAGGACAG AATTTTACCCTAAAAAGTGAATATGAGTTAAAGCGACAGTGTTTGGAGAGAGAGTTGCAGGACTCAAAGCGAGAGATGGAAAGGCTGCAGCTCAAACTTGAGGAGCAG AACAGGATTGATGAAGCTGCACAGGAAGTGACCTCGCTTAGACTCCAACTACAGGAAGGGATTTCAGAGAGGGACGACCTGAGGAATCAACTGAG tgTTCTGAACAACTCGCTTTTGGAACAGTCCGAGAATGTACAGAAACTGCGGAGATACATTGGCGGCAACGTCacagagagaaaagaagaggaagatcttaaaaaacaaatacag CATTTGGAGAAGGAAAAGGAAGGCTTGTCTGTATCTGTTCAACTGCTAAATGTCCGAGTCAAGTCAGCCAATGACATTCTGACCATTCAGGAAAAAGAGCTTGGCGAACAg GCACAATCTGACCCACTGTATTCTGGCAGTAAAGCTGTGCAGATGTTGAGTGTTTGGAGACAAAAGGTTTTCATGCTGCTTGTTAGACTACAAACCAGAGACTTGCAGCTCCACGCggagaaaacacatttacagaacatg GTTTCTTCTTTACAGCAAGAAGCAGAATGTTTACAGTCACAGAACAGTGTACTGCAGCACCACCTAGAGGACAAGACGGCTCAGTTGGAGCTACAGCATGTACATGCTCAg GGCGTACAGCAGCGGTTGGACAGTGCTCTACAGGAGAACGAACGACTCAAAGAGCAGAATAAAAGCTCTGAGAAATCTCTGATTAAGATCAGCGAAACGGCACACAG AGTGATGTCAGCCGTAGATGTGAAGGCAGGTCAGATGGAAGCAGTTCGGTCTAGTGTAAGTCAGCTCAACCGAAGACTCGCCTTTGCTGCCAAACGGCTGGACACCGTACATG GGCTGCTGTTGAGGAAAGAAGCTCTGTGGAGAACCAAACAAGCTACAAGGTCCCCGGAGCCGCAGGTGTCCGAGAG CAGCTTAATTAAGAGCCTCCAGGCCGAGGTGGCCCTGTTGAGTGGGGAGAGTGATAAACTCACGCAGGAGCTCAAACGCACACCAGACCTCATCCAGGCATCCCTGTTTGATCTACAGCAGCAGC gagagagagacgTAGTCCTCCTGAAGGACGCACTGTCATGCAGTAAAGAGGAGTTGAAGGCATCAGAATCGAGCCAGATGCAGATTCAGAGACATTGTGAGGAGCAAGAGGGGACCATCGCGGAGCTCCGTGCTGAGGCCCATAGACTACAGCAACAGGGCGATTCAG TTGTGCACAGATTATCAGAAGTCGAGAGTATGTGTGCAGAGAAGCTCAAAGACATGGAGGCTCAAGTCAACACTGCAAGGAGAGAGCACACAAAAGCAG TGGTGGCTTTGCGACAGGTACAGAGGCaggcggagagagagagagagcagatgaaagaggcagagagagagagagctgagcacacaaacatgcaaatcACACAACTGCGAAAACAGCTGAAACACAAGGATAAAGACCGCAACCTTCTCCTA GCTGTGGTTCAGGAACAGGgtttaatgaatgaatataaaagACTGAGAAGATCAGCCATTCAATCGACTgaagctttaaaacaaaaacatcatcagTCTGAAAGCAGAAATCCTCCAACACCTGAAA gtctgctgGGGGCGCTGCAGGCTCTTACCGCAGCAGTGATGGACAGCTcggaggaggaggatgaagagGGTCAGGCCTTCAATGTAACACAAACACCCCCTGGTGCCGATACACGTAAAGAATTGGGCTGA
- the cchcr1 gene encoding coiled-coil alpha-helical rod protein 1 isoform X3, protein MDLWKAERLNAPSDFMKAPDGASGSEAAPLMTPAQFTGGPLSLPTNSHTTPIQATATPAATHTTPPSKFGEVGLSWKETAGVEPRSLGHHKHQSENTQQRSDRKVLEDERRSSKVSLQELETLREEKEVMRGEMERLRGILECLKEQIGDQQDHINRQCTERDELHSELKSCKAELSISGGQNFTLKSEYELKRQCLERELQDSKREMERLQLKLEEQNRIDEAAQEVTSLRLQLQEGISERDDLRNQLSVLNNSLLEQSENVQKLRRYIGGNVTERKEEEDLKKQIQHLEKEKEGLSVSVQLLNVRVKSANDILTIQEKELGEQAQSDPLYSGSKAVQMLSVWRQKVFMLLVRLQTRDLQLHAEKTHLQNMVSSLQQEAECLQSQNSVLQHHLEDKTAQLELQHVHAQGVQQRLDSALQENERLKEQNKSSEKSLIKISETAHRVMSAVDVKAGQMEAVRSSVSQLNRRLAFAAKRLDTVHGLLLRKEALWRTKQATRSPEPQVSESSLIKSLQAEVALLSGESDKLTQELKRTPDLIQASLFDLQQQRERDVVLLKDALSCSKEELKASESSQMQIQRHCEEQEGTIAELRAEAHRLQQQGDSVVHRLSEVESMCAEKLKDMEAQVNTARREHTKAVVALRQVQRQAEREREQMKEAERERAEHTNMQITQLRKQLKHKDKDRNLLLAVVQEQGLMNEYKRLRRSAIQSTEALKQKHHQSESRNPPTPESLLGALQALTAAVMDSSEEEDEEGQAFNVTQTPPGADTL, encoded by the exons ATGGACCTGTGGAAAGCGGAGAGGCTGAACGCGCCGTCGGACTTCATGAAAGCTCCTGACGgag CATCCGGCAGTGAGGCTGCTCCTCTGATGACCCCTGCTCAGTTTACTGGGGGTCCTCTGTCTCTGCCCACTAACTCACATACAACACCCATCCAAGCCACGGCCACACCTGCAGCTACACACACCACACCCCCTTCCAAATTCGGCGAGGTGGGTCTGAGCTGGAAAGAGACTGCTGGGGTTGAACCGAGGAGTTTAGGCCACCACAAACACCAGAGCGAGAATACACAGCAGCGTTCCGATCGcaa GGTACTAGAAGATGAAAGGCGCAGCTCAAAGGTCTCGCTGCAAGAGTTAGAAACTttaagagaagagaaagaagTGATGAGAGGAGAGATGGAGCGTCTAAGAGGAATACTGGAGTGCCTAAAAGAGCAGATCGGAGACCAGCAGGACCACATAAACAg ACAGTGTACAGAGCGTGATGAGTTACACAGCGAGTTAAAGAGTTGCAAGGCTGAGCTCAGTATAAGCGGAGGACAG AATTTTACCCTAAAAAGTGAATATGAGTTAAAGCGACAGTGTTTGGAGAGAGAGTTGCAGGACTCAAAGCGAGAGATGGAAAGGCTGCAGCTCAAACTTGAGGAGCAG AACAGGATTGATGAAGCTGCACAGGAAGTGACCTCGCTTAGACTCCAACTACAGGAAGGGATTTCAGAGAGGGACGACCTGAGGAATCAACTGAG tgTTCTGAACAACTCGCTTTTGGAACAGTCCGAGAATGTACAGAAACTGCGGAGATACATTGGCGGCAACGTCacagagagaaaagaagaggaagatcttaaaaaacaaatacag CATTTGGAGAAGGAAAAGGAAGGCTTGTCTGTATCTGTTCAACTGCTAAATGTCCGAGTCAAGTCAGCCAATGACATTCTGACCATTCAGGAAAAAGAGCTTGGCGAACAg GCACAATCTGACCCACTGTATTCTGGCAGTAAAGCTGTGCAGATGTTGAGTGTTTGGAGACAAAAGGTTTTCATGCTGCTTGTTAGACTACAAACCAGAGACTTGCAGCTCCACGCggagaaaacacatttacagaacatg GTTTCTTCTTTACAGCAAGAAGCAGAATGTTTACAGTCACAGAACAGTGTACTGCAGCACCACCTAGAGGACAAGACGGCTCAGTTGGAGCTACAGCATGTACATGCTCAg GGCGTACAGCAGCGGTTGGACAGTGCTCTACAGGAGAACGAACGACTCAAAGAGCAGAATAAAAGCTCTGAGAAATCTCTGATTAAGATCAGCGAAACGGCACACAG AGTGATGTCAGCCGTAGATGTGAAGGCAGGTCAGATGGAAGCAGTTCGGTCTAGTGTAAGTCAGCTCAACCGAAGACTCGCCTTTGCTGCCAAACGGCTGGACACCGTACATG GGCTGCTGTTGAGGAAAGAAGCTCTGTGGAGAACCAAACAAGCTACAAGGTCCCCGGAGCCGCAGGTGTCCGAGAG CAGCTTAATTAAGAGCCTCCAGGCCGAGGTGGCCCTGTTGAGTGGGGAGAGTGATAAACTCACGCAGGAGCTCAAACGCACACCAGACCTCATCCAGGCATCCCTGTTTGATCTACAGCAGCAGC gagagagagacgTAGTCCTCCTGAAGGACGCACTGTCATGCAGTAAAGAGGAGTTGAAGGCATCAGAATCGAGCCAGATGCAGATTCAGAGACATTGTGAGGAGCAAGAGGGGACCATCGCGGAGCTCCGTGCTGAGGCCCATAGACTACAGCAACAGGGCGATTCAG TTGTGCACAGATTATCAGAAGTCGAGAGTATGTGTGCAGAGAAGCTCAAAGACATGGAGGCTCAAGTCAACACTGCAAGGAGAGAGCACACAAAAGCAG TGGTGGCTTTGCGACAGGTACAGAGGCaggcggagagagagagagagcagatgaaagaggcagagagagagagagctgagcacacaaacatgcaaatcACACAACTGCGAAAACAGCTGAAACACAAGGATAAAGACCGCAACCTTCTCCTA GCTGTGGTTCAGGAACAGGgtttaatgaatgaatataaaagACTGAGAAGATCAGCCATTCAATCGACTgaagctttaaaacaaaaacatcatcagTCTGAAAGCAGAAATCCTCCAACACCTGAAA gtctgctgGGGGCGCTGCAGGCTCTTACCGCAGCAGTGATGGACAGCTcggaggaggaggatgaagagGGTCAGGCCTTCAATGTAACACAAACACCCCCTGGTGCCGATACAC TGTGA
- the cchcr1 gene encoding coiled-coil alpha-helical rod protein 1 isoform X2 has protein sequence MDLWKAERLNAPSDFMKAPDGASGSEAAPLMTPAQFTGGPLSLPTNSHTTPIQATATPAATHTTPPSKFGEVGLSWKETAGVEPRSLGHHKHQSENTQQRSDRKVLEDERRSSKVSLQELETLREEKEVMRGEMERLRGILECLKEQIGDQQDHINRQCTERDELHSELKSCKAELSISGGQNFTLKSEYELKRQCLERELQDSKREMERLQLKLEEQNRIDEAAQEVTSLRLQLQEGISERDDLRNQLSVLNNSLLEQSENVQKLRRYIGGNVTERKEEEDLKKQIQHLEKEKEGLSVSVQLLNVRVKSANDILTIQEKELGEQAQSDPLYSGSKAVQMLSVWRQKVFMLLVRLQTRDLQLHAEKTHLQNMVSSLQQEAECLQSQNSVLQHHLEDKTAQLELQHVHAQGVQQRLDSALQENERLKEQNKSSEKSLIKISETAHRVMSAVDVKAGQMEAVRSSVSQLNRRLAFAAKRLDTVHGLLLRKEALWRTKQATRSPEPQVSESLIKSLQAEVALLSGESDKLTQELKRTPDLIQASLFDLQQQRERDVVLLKDALSCSKEELKASESSQMQIQRHCEEQEGTIAELRAEAHRLQQQGDSVVHRLSEVESMCAEKLKDMEAQVNTARREHTKAVVALRQVQRQAEREREQMKEAERERAEHTNMQITQLRKQLKHKDKDRNLLLAVVQEQGLMNEYKRLRRSAIQSTEALKQKHHQSESRNPPTPESLLGALQALTAAVMDSSEEEDEEGQAFNVTQTPPGADTRKELG, from the exons ATGGACCTGTGGAAAGCGGAGAGGCTGAACGCGCCGTCGGACTTCATGAAAGCTCCTGACGgag CATCCGGCAGTGAGGCTGCTCCTCTGATGACCCCTGCTCAGTTTACTGGGGGTCCTCTGTCTCTGCCCACTAACTCACATACAACACCCATCCAAGCCACGGCCACACCTGCAGCTACACACACCACACCCCCTTCCAAATTCGGCGAGGTGGGTCTGAGCTGGAAAGAGACTGCTGGGGTTGAACCGAGGAGTTTAGGCCACCACAAACACCAGAGCGAGAATACACAGCAGCGTTCCGATCGcaa GGTACTAGAAGATGAAAGGCGCAGCTCAAAGGTCTCGCTGCAAGAGTTAGAAACTttaagagaagagaaagaagTGATGAGAGGAGAGATGGAGCGTCTAAGAGGAATACTGGAGTGCCTAAAAGAGCAGATCGGAGACCAGCAGGACCACATAAACAg ACAGTGTACAGAGCGTGATGAGTTACACAGCGAGTTAAAGAGTTGCAAGGCTGAGCTCAGTATAAGCGGAGGACAG AATTTTACCCTAAAAAGTGAATATGAGTTAAAGCGACAGTGTTTGGAGAGAGAGTTGCAGGACTCAAAGCGAGAGATGGAAAGGCTGCAGCTCAAACTTGAGGAGCAG AACAGGATTGATGAAGCTGCACAGGAAGTGACCTCGCTTAGACTCCAACTACAGGAAGGGATTTCAGAGAGGGACGACCTGAGGAATCAACTGAG tgTTCTGAACAACTCGCTTTTGGAACAGTCCGAGAATGTACAGAAACTGCGGAGATACATTGGCGGCAACGTCacagagagaaaagaagaggaagatcttaaaaaacaaatacag CATTTGGAGAAGGAAAAGGAAGGCTTGTCTGTATCTGTTCAACTGCTAAATGTCCGAGTCAAGTCAGCCAATGACATTCTGACCATTCAGGAAAAAGAGCTTGGCGAACAg GCACAATCTGACCCACTGTATTCTGGCAGTAAAGCTGTGCAGATGTTGAGTGTTTGGAGACAAAAGGTTTTCATGCTGCTTGTTAGACTACAAACCAGAGACTTGCAGCTCCACGCggagaaaacacatttacagaacatg GTTTCTTCTTTACAGCAAGAAGCAGAATGTTTACAGTCACAGAACAGTGTACTGCAGCACCACCTAGAGGACAAGACGGCTCAGTTGGAGCTACAGCATGTACATGCTCAg GGCGTACAGCAGCGGTTGGACAGTGCTCTACAGGAGAACGAACGACTCAAAGAGCAGAATAAAAGCTCTGAGAAATCTCTGATTAAGATCAGCGAAACGGCACACAG AGTGATGTCAGCCGTAGATGTGAAGGCAGGTCAGATGGAAGCAGTTCGGTCTAGTGTAAGTCAGCTCAACCGAAGACTCGCCTTTGCTGCCAAACGGCTGGACACCGTACATG GGCTGCTGTTGAGGAAAGAAGCTCTGTGGAGAACCAAACAAGCTACAAGGTCCCCGGAGCCGCAGGTGTCCGAGAG CTTAATTAAGAGCCTCCAGGCCGAGGTGGCCCTGTTGAGTGGGGAGAGTGATAAACTCACGCAGGAGCTCAAACGCACACCAGACCTCATCCAGGCATCCCTGTTTGATCTACAGCAGCAGC gagagagagacgTAGTCCTCCTGAAGGACGCACTGTCATGCAGTAAAGAGGAGTTGAAGGCATCAGAATCGAGCCAGATGCAGATTCAGAGACATTGTGAGGAGCAAGAGGGGACCATCGCGGAGCTCCGTGCTGAGGCCCATAGACTACAGCAACAGGGCGATTCAG TTGTGCACAGATTATCAGAAGTCGAGAGTATGTGTGCAGAGAAGCTCAAAGACATGGAGGCTCAAGTCAACACTGCAAGGAGAGAGCACACAAAAGCAG TGGTGGCTTTGCGACAGGTACAGAGGCaggcggagagagagagagagcagatgaaagaggcagagagagagagagctgagcacacaaacatgcaaatcACACAACTGCGAAAACAGCTGAAACACAAGGATAAAGACCGCAACCTTCTCCTA GCTGTGGTTCAGGAACAGGgtttaatgaatgaatataaaagACTGAGAAGATCAGCCATTCAATCGACTgaagctttaaaacaaaaacatcatcagTCTGAAAGCAGAAATCCTCCAACACCTGAAA gtctgctgGGGGCGCTGCAGGCTCTTACCGCAGCAGTGATGGACAGCTcggaggaggaggatgaagagGGTCAGGCCTTCAATGTAACACAAACACCCCCTGGTGCCGATACACGTAAAGAATTGGGCTGA